The following nucleotide sequence is from Nocardioides daedukensis.
ATCCGCAACATCGCGATCGCCGGCCTGGTGATGGCAGGGGCCGACTATGCGATGGCGCGGCGCCGGATCGGCAAGCAGACCCGGATGAGCAAGGAGGAGGTCAAGCAGGAGAACAAGCAGACCGAGGGCGATCCGATGCTCAAGGGCGCGATCCGTTCGCGTCAGCTCGCTGCCTCCCGCAACCGGATGCTCGCCGACGTGGTCCAGGCCGACGTTGTCCTGGTCAACCCGACCCACGTCGCGGTCGCCCTGGCCTATGACCCGGTCAAGGGCGCTCCCCGCGTCGTCGCCCGTGGTGCCGGGGTGATCGCAGCGAAGATCCGTGAGACGGCCGCGGGCGCCGACGTACCCCTGGTCCGCGACATCGCCCTCGCCCGGGCGCTGCACTCCTCGACCAAGGTCGGCCAGGAGATCCCGCCCGAGCTCTTCGCCGCGGTCGCCCAGATCCTCGCCTTCGTGATCAGCCGTCGCGGTCGCGGCCATGTCGGCGGAACGCATCGCAGCCCGCGCTCCGAGGCGGACCTCCCGGCCGTGCCGGTAGCGGGACGCAGGCGGCGCACCCCCGCCGCGCTTGCCGCTCCTGCCTGAGCAACTGATGGGTTGGGGGGCGGGCTTCCAGCAACTGATGGGTTGGCGGGCCCGGCTCGCGAAACTGATGGGTTGGCGGGCCCGGCTCGCGAAACTGATGGGTTGGGGAGCCCGGCTCGCGAAACTGATGGGTTGGGGAGCCGAAACATCCAATAACGGGGACCAAAGCATCAGTTAACCCGGCCCCTCTTCCCAAAGCATCAGTTAGCGCGGTCCGTCCGACCAATGCATCAGTTAACCCGGCCCCTCTTCCCAAAGCATCAGTTAGCGCGGACCATCCGACCAACGCATCAGTTACCCCCAACCACTCCCCAACACATCAGTTACCCAGCCCCTTCGCAGGATAGAAAACCTCAGGTCCACGCTCACCGAGCCGATCGGACCCGAGACACCAGGAGGGTGTCAGCACCCCACGCCACGGACGGCGCGATTCTCAGCGACCCGTCCGGAAGGCAACACCAGATGCCCGTCAAGCGCCTGACCCAGCTCGCGGTGCCCGTCGGCATCGTGTTCATCGTGGTGATGCTGGTCGTGCCGCTGCCTCCGGTCCTGCTCGACCTGCTGATCGCGCTGAACATCACCGGGGCGCTGCTGATCCTGCTCACCGCGATGTTCGTGAACCGGCCGCTGGAGTTCGCCGCGTTCCCCGCTGTGATCCTGGTGATGACCCTGTTCCGACTGGCCCTCAACGTGAGCGCCACCCGCCTGGTGCTGCTCGACGGTTATGCCGGCAAGGTGATCGACACGTTCGGTCACTTCGTGGTGGGCGGCTCGCTGATCGTGGGCCTGATCATCTTCGTGATCCTCCTGGTGATCCAGTTCGTCGTGATCACCAACGGTGCCGGCCGGGTCGCCGAGGTGGGCGCCCGCTTCACCCTCGACGCGATGCCCGGCAAGCAGATGGCGATCGACGCCGACCTCAACTCCGGCCTGATCGATGAGAACGAGGCCCGCAAGCGTCGTTCCGAGGTGCACGCCGAGGCGGACTTCTACGGCGCGATGGACGGTGCGTCGAAGTTCGTCAAGGGAGACGCGATCGCAGCGATTGTGATCACCCTGATCAACCTGATCGGCGGCTTCGCGGTCGGCGTCGCCCAGCTCGGCATGCCGATGGGGGAGGCGGTCGAGACCTACAGCCTGCTCACCGTCGGCGACGGGCTGGTCTCCCAGATCCCGGCCCTGCTGCTCTCGGTGGCCACCGGCCTGATCGTCACCCGGTCGACGGCCGACGAGGACATGGGCTCCGACATCCTGCGCCAGATCGGCCGACGACGGATGCCCCTGCAGGTGGCCGGTGCCGCGGCGATCTCGCTCTGCCTGATCCCCGGTCTGCCGAAGTTCCCCTTCCTGCTGGCCGGCGGCCTGATGCTGGTTCTCTCCAGCCGCATTCCCAAGGACGAGGAACAGCCCGAGAGCACTCCGGCCTCACTCGAGGCCGCGGCCACTGCACACCCGGACACTCCCGAGCAGTTGGTCGCCGAGATCCAGGTCGACCCCCTCGGTCTCGAGCTCTCCGCGGACATGATCGACCTGGTCGACACCTCCACCGGGGGCGACCTGCTCGACCGGGTCAAGGCCCTGCGCCGCAAGGTCGCCGGTGACATCGGCGTGGTCATCCCCCCGGTGCGCACTCGCGACAACCTGGACCTGCCCACCGCCACCTATGCGATCAAGCTCTTCGGGGTCGAGGTGGCACGGGGTACGGCGCCCTCCGGCACCGTTCTCGCAATCGGCGACCACCTCGGCTCGATGCCCGGTGAGACCACCCGCGAGCCGGTCTTCGGTCTCGATGCCAAGTGGATTCCTGCTGGGCTGCGGCACCAGGCCGAGCTCTCCGGCGCCACGGTGGTGGACCGCGCCTCGGTGATCACCACGCACCTGGCCGAGGTCGTCACTACCCACGCCGCCCGGCTGCTCGGCCGCGAGGACGTCCGGATGCTCACCGACGTGCTCAAGAAGACCCACCCCGTGGTGGTCGAGGAGCTCACCCCGACCCAGCTCAGTCTCGGCGAGGTGCAGCGGGTCCTGCAGGGGCTGCTCGACGAGGGAGTCACGGTGCGCGACCTGGTCCGCATCTTCGAGGCGCTCTCCCTCAAGGCGCAGGCCACCAAGGAGCCGGAGGCGTTGGTGGAGGCGGCCCGCACGGCACTCGGTCCGGCCATCGTGGCGCCGTACGCCGTCAACGGCACCGTCAACGTGATCAGCCTCGATCCGTTGCTCGAGCAGCGGATGCTCGAGGCGTTGCGGATGACCGAGGCAGGCGCGGTGATCGCCCTTGACGCCGCCACCGGGCAGCAAGTGCTCACCGAGATCCTGCGCATCGCCACCGAGGCCGAGAACCAGGACCTGCGCCCGGTGCTCGTGTGCTCGCCGCAGATCCGAGCGGGCGTACGCCGCATGGTCCAGCCCTCCATGGAGCGCCTGCCGGTGCTCTCCTACTCCGAACTCATCTCCACAGCGAATGTCCGTTCCGTCGGCGTGGTCTCTGCCGACCAGACCCTGGCGGTGACCGCATGACCGAGTTGAACCCGGCCTCTCCCCCTGTCCTGTTGGCGGCGGCGTTGATCGTCTCGCCGGCACTGTGGGACGCGCTCGTCGTCGGCTCGATGCCGCTCGACACTGCCCTCACTCGCTTCCTCCTCGCGGTGGTCGCTGCGTGGGTGGTGCTGTCGGTGGCGGCCAACCTGCTGCCCGCGAGAGCGCCGGTGAAGAAGGACGAGCCGGACGTGAACCCGGCGCCCAAGCCTTGACCACGCCTAGTGCGTGAACGGAACCTGCCACTCCAGTCGCGTTCCTTGCACTTCCTCGTCACTGTGGGTCAACGTGCCGCCCAAGTCGATGGCGCGTCGGCGCGCATTGCGCAGACCGCTCTCCACCACGTCCGGCCCGAGGCCGCGACCGTTGTCGATCACTTTCAGCACGACCCGATCCTCGACCACGTCGACCTCGACCATGCAGGCGTCGGCATCGGCGTGTTTGACCACGTTGGACAGGCCCTCACGCAGCACCGCGAGCAGCTGGCCGGCGATGTTCGCCGGCACCAGCGAGTCGACGGGCCCGGTGGTGCGCACCAATGGGGTGAATCCGAGGACCGGGACATACTCCTTGACCAGGGCGCGCACGTCGCCGCGTAGAGAGACCTTGCGGGTGTGTTGCAGCTCGAAGATCGTCGAGCGGATGTCGCGGATCGTGGTGTCGAGGTCGGTGAGGGCGGTGCTGAGCATCGCGGCGACCTCCTCGTCGTGGATCCGCTTGCGCACGCCCTGCAGCTGGAGGCCGGTGGCGAAGATCCGTTGGATCACCACGTCATGCAGGTCGCGCGCGATCCGATCGCGCTCCGCGACCAGCATCAGTTCCTGCCGGTCGGCCAACGCAGTTGAGTGGTCGACTACCAGGGACGCTTGGTCCGCGAACGCCGAGAGCAGGTCGGCGGTCTCGTCATCGAGTGTGTCCTGCCGGGCGGGCAGCGACGCGATCAGCACGCCTTGTTCTGCCAATGCGGCACGCAGCGGAACCAGCACGATCACGGTGCCCGCGCGGCGTACCCACTGCGTCTCCTTCTCCGCGAGCGCCGAGCGCACCTCCG
It contains:
- a CDS encoding sensor histidine kinase, producing the protein MNRKRGPADALSERRRVWLEATAEVMGKLHGPARPEEVVDQIARGARAVAGGELAALLRVRDGVPSIVATDGTGQAELPALLDGVSAEVRSALAEKETQWVRRAGTVIVLVPLRAALAEQGVLIASLPARQDTLDDETADLLSAFADQASLVVDHSTALADRQELMLVAERDRIARDLHDVVIQRIFATGLQLQGVRKRIHDEEVAAMLSTALTDLDTTIRDIRSTIFELQHTRKVSLRGDVRALVKEYVPVLGFTPLVRTTGPVDSLVPANIAGQLLAVLREGLSNVVKHADADACMVEVDVVEDRVVLKVIDNGRGLGPDVVESGLRNARRRAIDLGGTLTHSDEEVQGTRLEWQVPFTH
- a CDS encoding EscU/YscU/HrcU family type III secretion system export apparatus switch protein gives rise to the protein MSDSAGEKTEKPTAKKNKENRKEGQVPRTQELGGWASMMVVALALPPLLGRELSLLIELLRGALRAAEDPTVPVALAILREGLLHTFFTLLLLGAAVMVMGVGAALAQGGFFLATKSVKPTFAKLNPIKGAKRIFGTQALWEGGKMLIKSSLVAILVYGAIQSMMPLLGGYVPIETMLSIVGDHALGLIRNIAIAGLVMAGADYAMARRRIGKQTRMSKEEVKQENKQTEGDPMLKGAIRSRQLAASRNRMLADVVQADVVLVNPTHVAVALAYDPVKGAPRVVARGAGVIAAKIRETAAGADVPLVRDIALARALHSSTKVGQEIPPELFAAVAQILAFVISRRGRGHVGGTHRSPRSEADLPAVPVAGRRRRTPAALAAPA
- the flhA gene encoding flagellar biosynthesis protein FlhA, coding for MPVKRLTQLAVPVGIVFIVVMLVVPLPPVLLDLLIALNITGALLILLTAMFVNRPLEFAAFPAVILVMTLFRLALNVSATRLVLLDGYAGKVIDTFGHFVVGGSLIVGLIIFVILLVIQFVVITNGAGRVAEVGARFTLDAMPGKQMAIDADLNSGLIDENEARKRRSEVHAEADFYGAMDGASKFVKGDAIAAIVITLINLIGGFAVGVAQLGMPMGEAVETYSLLTVGDGLVSQIPALLLSVATGLIVTRSTADEDMGSDILRQIGRRRMPLQVAGAAAISLCLIPGLPKFPFLLAGGLMLVLSSRIPKDEEQPESTPASLEAAATAHPDTPEQLVAEIQVDPLGLELSADMIDLVDTSTGGDLLDRVKALRRKVAGDIGVVIPPVRTRDNLDLPTATYAIKLFGVEVARGTAPSGTVLAIGDHLGSMPGETTREPVFGLDAKWIPAGLRHQAELSGATVVDRASVITTHLAEVVTTHAARLLGREDVRMLTDVLKKTHPVVVEELTPTQLSLGEVQRVLQGLLDEGVTVRDLVRIFEALSLKAQATKEPEALVEAARTALGPAIVAPYAVNGTVNVISLDPLLEQRMLEALRMTEAGAVIALDAATGQQVLTEILRIATEAENQDLRPVLVCSPQIRAGVRRMVQPSMERLPVLSYSELISTANVRSVGVVSADQTLAVTA